AGGTGCGTGACGTCGTCGGGCCGGAGGAGTGGGTCGTGAGGGTGCTGGGCATGGCGTGCTCCGATGGTCTGTGCCGCGAGGTAGAGGGGAGTGGTCGAGGTAGAGGGCTGGAGCCCTCTACCTCGACGCGAGACCTCTACCTCGGCGCGGCGGGCGGGGCGGGGCTTAGTGGAACTGGGCGGTCTCGGTGGACCCGGCGAGCGCGAGGGTGGCGCTGTCGGGGTTGAGAGCCGTGGCGACGCGGTCGAAGTAGCCGGTGCCGACCTCCCGCTGGTGGCGGGTGGCCGTGTAGCCGTCGGACTCGGAGGCGAACTCGGCCTCCTGGAGCTCGACGTAGGCGCTCATCGCGCGGTCGTTGTAGCCGCGGGCGAGCTCGAACATGGAGTGGGACACGGCGTGGAAGCCGGCCAGGGTGATGAACTGGAACGCGTAGCCCATCGCGGCGAGCTCCTTCTGGAAGCTCGCGATCTGGGCGTCGTCGAGGTGCTTCTTCCAGTTGAACGAGGGCGAGCAGTTGTACGCGAGCTTCTTGTCGGGGTACTGCGCGTGGACGACCTCGGCGAACCGGCGGGCCAGCTCGAGGTCGGGCTCGCCGGTCTCGACCCAGATGAGGTCGGCGTACGGGGCGTACGCGAGGCCGCGCGAGATGACCGTGTCGATGCCAGGACGCGTCCGGTAGAAGCCCTCGGCCGTGCGCTCACCCGTGAGGAACTCCTGGTCGCGCGGGTCGACGTCGGACGTGATGAGGTCCGCGGCGAGCGCGTCGGTGCGGGCGATGATGACGGTCGGGACGCCCGCGACGTCCGCGGCGAGGCGGGCCGCGTTGAGGGTGCGGATGTGCTGCGCGGTCGGGACGAGGACCTTGCCGCCCAGGTGGCCGCACTTCTTCTCGGACGCGAGCTGGTCCTCCCAGTGCACGCCCGCCGCGCCCGCCTCGATCATCGAGTGCATGAGCTCGTAGGCGTTGAGGGGCCCGCCGAAACCGGCCTCGGCGTCGGCGACGATGGGGGCGATCCAGTCGCGCTCGGGCGTCTGCCCAGCGGGGGATCCCGACCGCTCAGCGGTCTCGATCTGGTCGGCGCGCAGCAGGGCGTTGTTGATGCGGCGCACGACGGCCGGCACCGAGTTCGCGGGGTACAGCGACTGGTCGGGGTAGGTCTGACCCGACAGGTTGGCGTCGGCCGCGACCTGCCACCCGGACAGGTAGATGGCCTTGAGGCCCGCGCGCACCTGCTGCACGGCCTGGTTGCCGGTCATGGCGCCGAGCGCGGCGACCCACTCCTCGGTGTGGATGAGGTCCCACAGCTTCTCGGCGCCGCGGCGGGCCAGGGTGCGCTCCTCGCGCACCGAGCCGCGCAGGGCCACGACGTCCTCGGCCGTGTAGTCGCGCTGCACGTCGGCCCAGCGGGGGTCGGTCGCCCAGGACAGGGCGAGGTCGGCGGCGGACTGGCGCTGGTCGCCGGGCCGCGCGGGCAGGTGGCCGGGGGCGCTGGTCGTGGGCTGCGTGACGGGGGCCGTGACGGCCTCGGACCGGGAGGTCGCGGACGCCCGGGGCGTGGCGTACTCGTTCTCGGAGCGGCGGCTGATGATGGGCGGGGTGGTCACGGGGTGCCTCCAGAGCTTCGTTGCGTGCGGTGGTACTCGTTCCGGCCGCCGCCCGGGTGAGCGGTGGCCGTAGAACGACCTTCCTGCGCCGCGCAAGGGGTGCACAAGGACTTCCCTGGCAGAAGAAATGAACTTCTTCTGTTGTGCGCAAGGAGTGGCGTGTGTCACCCTCAGTCATGGCATCTGACTCGCCGTCAGCACAGAAGTTCCCCGTACCGCGCGCCACGACCGGTGCGCCGCGTGTCACGGCCCCGCCGGGCAGCGGCAGAACGGTCGGTGGCACCCTGCCCGTCGAGGACGAGGCCGACGCCCTGACCATCGGGCGCCGCGTCCGGCACCTGCGGACCGAGCGCGGCATGACCCTCGACGAGCTCGGGGCCGCGATCGGGCGGGCACCCTCGCAGGTGTCCGTGATCGAGAACGGGCGCCGCGAGCCCAAGTTCTCCCAGCTCCAGGCCATCGCCCGTGCCCTCGGCGCGAGCGTCGAGGACCTGCTCTCGGCCGAGCCGCCCACGCGCCGCGCCGCCCTGGAGATCGAGCTCGAACGCGCGCAGCGCGGCCCGCTGTTCGCCTCGCTCGGGCTCGGCACGGTACGGGTCGGCAAGTCGCTCCCGAGCGACGCCCTCGAGGCCATCGTCGGTCTCCAGCGTGAGCTCGAGCGCCTGCACACCGAGCGCGCCGCGACGCCCGAGGAGGCTCGCCGCGCGAACACCGAGCTCCGCGCGACCATGCGCGCCCAGGACAACCACTTCCCCGAGCTCGAGGCCACCGCGCGCGAGCTGCTCGACGGCGTCGGGCACGCGCGCGGTCCCATGTCCCAGCGCGTGGCCGCGGACCTCGCGACGCACCTGGGCTTCTCGCTGCACTACGTGCACGACCTGCCGCACTCGACGCGCTCGGTCATCGACCTGCGGCACCACCGCGTGTACCTGCCGAGCACCGGCACGCGCGCGTCGAGCGACCCGCGCTCGGCCCTGCTCCAGGCGCTCGCGTCGCACGTGCTGGGTCACCACGAGCCGCGCGACTACGGCGAGTTCCTGCGCCAGCGCGTCGAGGCCAACTACCTGTCGGCCGCGCTCCTGCTGCCCGAGCGGGACGCGGTCAAGCTCCTCAAGGAGGCCAAGGAGGCGCGCGAGATCTCGGTCGAGGACCTGCGCGACGCGTTCTCGGTGTCCTACGAGACCGCGGCCCACCGGTTCACGAACCTCGCTACGACGCACCTGGGCATCGGCGTGCACTTCATGAAGATCCACGAGTCGGGGATCATCCACAAGGCGTACGAGAACGACGGCGTGCGCTTCCCCGCGGACCCCCTCGGGGCCGTCGAGGGGCAGTACGTGTGCCGCCACTGGACCGCGCGCACGGTCTTCGCGGTCGAGGACCGGCTGAGCCCGTTCAGCCAGTACACCGACACCCCGACCGGCACCTACTGGTGCACCTCGCGCGTGCAGGACTCCGACGACGGCCAGTTCTCGGTGAGCGTCGGCGTGCCGTTCGGGCACGTCAAGTGGTTCCGCGGGCGCGAGACGACCGAGCGCACGGTCTCGCGCTGCCCCGACGAGTCGTGCTGCCGGCGCCCGCCCGCAGCCCTGACCGAGCGGTGGGCGGACCGGTCGTGGCCGAGTGCGCGCCCGCACGCGAGCATGCTCGCCGCGATGCCGGTCGGGGCGTTCCCGGGCGTCGACCAGACCGAGGTGTTCCGGTTCCTGGAGGCGCACGCCCCGGCGCTGCGGTAGCCGCCGGCCGCCGGCCGATGAGTGCGGAGCAGTTGTCGTGCGACCCGGCGTGTCGCGACACGTACTCCGCACTCGGCGGGGCGCCGGTCAGCCCAGGCGCGGGAAGGCCGGTGTCGGGGTGCCCACGCGGTCGGGTCCGGCCGCCTGGTGGCCCTGCGGGGAGCCGAGCTGCTCGCGCAGGCGCGCGGCGCCGTCGGGCACGAACGGCGAGAGCTCGACCGCGACGACCCGGCACGCCTCGACGAGCCGCGCGAGCACCTCGTCCAGTCGCTCACCCGCGTCCGCGTCCCCGGCGCGCTCGCGGGCCGCGAGCTCCCACGGCTTCTCCGCGTCGACGTACCGGTTGGCCGCGTCGACGATGCGACGGACGGCCCCGGTCGCGGTCCGCAGGTCCGCGTCCGCGAGGGCCGCGTCCACGGCCGCCTCCACCTGCCCGACGGCGGCGCTCAGCTCGTCGGGGTCCGTCGCCCGGGTGCGGGGGAGCGCGGGCACGACGCCGTCCCGGAACCGGTGCACGAGCGTGAGCGTGCGGTTGACCAGGTTCCCCACGCCGTGCGCGAGCTCGTCGTCGTGCCGCGCGACGAGGCGCTCGGTCGTGAACTCGGTGTCGCCCAGGAGCGGGACCTCGCGCGCGAACCACCACCGCAGGGCGTCGGCGCCGTACGCGTCCACGAGCCCGACGGGGTGCACTGCGGTGCCCGCGGACTTGGCGAGCTTGGCGCCCCCGGCCGTGACGTAGTCGTGCACGTGGATCGTGGTGGGCAGCGGCTCGCCCGCCGAGAGCAGCAGCGCGAGCCAGTAGACCGCGTGGAAGCGCGTGATGCCCTTGCCGATCACGTGCACGCGCTCGTCGCCGCCGGACCACCAGGTGCGGTAGTCGTCCGCCGCGGCCGGGGCGGCGGGGTCCGCGCCGTAGCCCAGCGCGGTGACGTAGTTGGTCAGCGCGTCCCACCACACGTAGACGACCTGGGACGGGTCCCCGGGGACCGGGACGCCCCAGCCGTCCGAGCGGGTCGCGGGCCGCGAGACGCTGAAGTCCTCGAGCCCGGCGTCGAGGAACGCGAGCACCTCGTTGCGCTTGGCGGCCGGGTTGACGCGCACGCGGCCCGAGACGATCGCGTCGCGGATCGCGTCGGCGTGGCGGGACAGCCGGAAGAACCAGTTCTCCTCGACCACGCGCTCGGGCAACGGCAGGTGCTCGGGGCAGCGGCCCGACGCGTCGAGCTCGTCGGGGGAGTAGAACTGCTCGCAGCCCGCGCAGTACAGGCCCTCGTAGGAGCGGCGGTAGAAGTCCCCGGCGTCGGCGCAGCATCGCCACAGCGCCTCGACGCCGGGGCGGTGCCGGGGGTCGGTCGACGTCGACAGGAAGTCGTCCGTGGACAGGGACAGCGCGGGGCGCAGCGCGCGGAAGTCCTCGACGTGCTCGGCGACGAAGTCACGGACCTCGCGACCCGCGGCGCGGGCCGCGCTGACGTTCTTGAGGGCGTGGTCGTCGGTGCCCGTGAGGAAGCGGGTCGGGCGTCCGCGCAGGCGTGCGTGGCGGGCCAGGACGTCGGTCTGGACGAGCTCGAGCGCGTGGCCCAGGTGCGCGTCGCCGTTGACGTAGGGGATGGCGGTCGTGACGTAGAAGGTGGGGGCCGTCGGCTGGGCGGACGTGCCGGTGGGGGTGGTCTGGGTGGTCATGGCGGGTGTCCTCTCGGGACGGCGGGCACCCTTGGCGGGTGCTGCGGCGCCTCGACCGCACCGCGCCCGGACACACGAAAGGCCTCGCTGCGGCGAGGCCTTGGGTGGTGGAGCGCGTCAGCGCATCACGAAGGGCCCCGGGTGGGGCGCATCATGACGGTCGACGAGAAGCTCATGCGTCGACCCTAGCAGCGGCGGGTGGTGGGCCTGCAACCCGGTGAGCCCGGTCTCCGGCACGTGCTCCTACCGGGTCGAGCACCGGCACCGGCACATGGCGGTGCGAGCGCGTGCGAGCCCTCCCGGGCCGTGCCTACGGTGGCGGGTCCGCAGGCTCCGGACGCCACGAGCGACCGGAGACGCCACCGGACCGACCACCGACGCCCCGACCGAAGGGATCACCCATGAGCGCGCGACGAACCCCCGACCAGGAGCCCCCGGCGGACGTGAGCCCCACGGGCGTGCCCGCCGACCAGAAGGACCCGGACCCCCGCGCCCAGCAGGGCGACCGGCTGACCACGGCCCAGGGGCTGCGGGTCCACGACACCGACCATTCGCTCAAGGCCGGACCTCGCGGACCGGTCCTGCTCGAGGACCACCACCTGCGCGAGAAGATCACGCACTTCGACCACGAGCGGATCCCGGAGCGGGTCGTGCACGCGCGGGGCGCGGCCGCCCACGGTGTCTTCACCTCGTACGGCAACGCGTCCGCGGTCACGAAGGCCGGCTTCCTGGCGCAGGAGGGCAAGGAGACCGAGGTCTTCGTCCGTTTCTCGACGGTGGCGGGGTCGCGGGGATCGGCGGACACCGTGCGTGACGTCCGGGGCTTCTCGACGAAGTTCTACACCGACGAGGGCGTGTACGACCTCGTCGGGAACGTGATCCCGGTGTTCTTCGTCCAGGACGCGATCAAGTTCCCCGACCTCATCCACGCGGTCAAGCCCGAGCCGGACCGTGAGATCCCGCAGGCGCAGAGCGCGCACGACACGTTCTGGGACTTCGTGTCCCGGCACACCGAGGCGCAGCACACGACGATCTGGGTCATGTCGCCGCGCGGGCTCGCGGCGTCGTACCGGACGACCGAGGGGTTCGGCGTCCACACCTTCCGCATGGAGAACGCCGCCGGGGAGACCTCGTTGGTCAAGCTCCACTGGAAGCCCGTGGCGGGCGTGCACAACATGGTCTGGGAGGAGGCGCAGCTCGCGGCCGGCTTCGACCCCGACTTCCACCGTCGTGACCTCGCGGACGCGATCGAGGCGGGTGCGTTCCCCGAGTGGGAGCTGGGTCTGCAGGTCATGCCCGACACCGCGGACGAGATGTTCATGGGCATCGACCTCCTCGACCCGACCAAGATCGTGCCCGAGGAGCTGTGCCCGGTGCAGAAGGTGGGGCGGCTGCGGCTCACCGCGAACCCGTCGAACTACTTCGCCGAGACCGAGCAGGTGGCGTTCCACCCGGGCCACCTGGTGCCGGGCATCCAGGTCACGAACGACCCGCTCCTCCAGGGGCGCCTGTTCTCCTACCTGGACACGCAGATCAGCCGCCTGGGCGGGCCGAACTTCGCGCAGCTCCCGATCAACCGGCCGCACGCCCCGGTCGACGACATGCTGCGCGACGGGATGCACCAGACGGCGGTGCACGAGGGGTTGGGGACGTACCAGCCGAACACGATGGCGGACGGCCTCCCGGCCGTGTGTCCCGTGAGCGACCCGGGCGTCTACGTGACGCTCCCGACCCCGGTGTCGGGCGAGAAGGTCCGGGAGAACCCCGTGTCGTTCGCCGACCACTTCACGCAGCCGCGCATGTTCTGGAACTCGCTCACGCCCATCGAGCAGACGCAGACCGTGGCTGCCTACACGTTCGAGCTCGGCAAGTGCGAGAGCGAGGACGTGCGGGTGCACCAGCTGCGCGCCCTGGCGAAGATCGACGCCGACCTGGTCGCCCGCGTCGCGACGGGCCTGGGCCTGCCGGTCCCCGGCGGCGAGCCGGGCGACGGCCGTGACGGCGCGGGAGAAGGGCCGGGGGCGGGGGAGCCCGACGGCATCACGCGGTCGGCCGCGATCTCGGAGGTCAGCGACGTGCCCGGTCCGATCGCGGGGAGGAACCTCGGCGTCTTCGTCGGCGAGGACCTGGTCGACGGCCTTCGTGCGGTCCGGGAGCGGATCGGCGCCGAGCAGGCGCTCGTCAAGGTCGTCGCCGCACGCGGTGGCGTGGTCGGCTCGGGGGCCGACGAGCAGAAGGTGGACCGCACCGCGGCGACCGTCCGCTCGATCGAGCTCGACGCGGTCGTGGTCGCGGACGGCATGGCCGGGTCTGCGCTCGGGACCCACCCGCGGACGCTGACCGTGCTCCAGGAGGCCTTCCGCCACGGCAAGGCGATCGCGGCCTGGGGCGACGGCGTCGACGTCCTGGTCGCGGCCGGGATCGACACCGAGGCCGAAGGAGTTCTGACGGCCGACGAACTGTCGGACGGCCTGCTCGACGACCTGGTCGAGGCCGTCGGCCTGCACCGTGCGTGGGGCCGGCTCTCGGCGTTGGACGCCGCGGGCACCCAGGCCTGGTAGCTGTCCCCTCGTCCCCCGACGGCGGCGCGCACCTTCACGCGGAAGGTGCGCGCCGCCGTCGGGCAGCAGGGAGGGCGGCTCAGCCCGTCGAGCTCGACGCCGCGGGCTGCTCGGTGAGCATCTGTTCCTTGAGCCGCGCGGTGTCGGCCTCGTCCCAGCCGCCGGGCGCGTTGAGCGCCGACCAGCCGTCGGCGTACTCGAGGTAGTACACGTGCCCGTGACCTGCGGGGATGTCGGAGGCAGCCGCGACGAACAGGTCGCCCGTGAGCTGCCAGAACGTGACGAAGGGTCGCCACTGCACGGCGTCGAGCACGTCGGGGCCGCGGGGCTCGCGCATCCAGTCGGGCTCGGACCACAGGGTCGTGGGCGACCACCACGTGACGCCGTCGGACGCGTGCTGGACGTAGACGACGCGCGGGGTCTCCCACGTGCCAGGCACGGACCAGACGTTCGCGGCGCTCGAGACCTCGGTGCCCCAGCGGATCTGACGCCCGTCCCCGTACACGGGCGAGTACTCGAGCGAGCCCGGGTCGCGGTTCGTCGTGAAGTACGTCCAGTTGGGCGTGAAGTTGGGCGTGCCCACGAACAGGGCGCCGTCGGTGCGGGTCGTCATGTCCTGGAGGCCGCTGAATGCGCCCTGCGCGCCGAACGAGCCGAGCGAGATCCCGAACGCCATGAGCTGCGGCCGCGAGTCCTCGGGCTGCTCGGACCACGCCGCGTACACGGCCTCGTAGAGGGCCTTGCCCGCGTCCGGCGGGGTGCTGCGGTCACCCACGAAGCTGATCCAGCTCGGCAGGTAGGAGTACTGCATCGAGGCGATCGCGGTGTCGCCGCCGTGCATGAGCTCGAGCGAGTTGCTCATGCCCGGGTCCACCCAGCCCGTTCCCGTCGTGGTGGCGACGACCAGGACGGACCGGTCCCACGCGTTCGTGCGGTCGAGCTCGTCGACCACGCGCTGCGCGGTCGCGTCGAGGTCTCCCGCAGGGTCGAGGCCCGCGTACACGCGGATCGGGACCTGGACGTCCGCCGGGTCGACCACGTCGCCGCCTGCCGCGAACTCGGTGAGCTCGGCCTGGGTCGGGCCGAGGGCCACGAAGCGCCGTCCCTCGGCGCCGAGCGACTCCCACGACGAACCGGACTCCGGGGAGCCGGACCTCTCGGGCGAGGTCGGTGGGGAGAGCTTCGGGTCGATCTGCTCGTTGGCGCTCGCGTAGACGTTGTTGAGCAGGTGCAGCACCCCGGCCCAGATCACGCCGTTGAAGAGCAGCACGACCACGACCGCGACGATCACGCCGCTTAGGAAGCGGGCGACCGGCTTCGGCATGACGTTGTCGACCACCAGGCTCACCCACTGCGCGACGCGACGCAGCGCTCGCGCGAGCTGCAGGACGCCGATCGCGATGAGCAGGGCCACGAACACGGTCGCGACGTCGTTGGCCGGGGCCTGCTCGGGCATGCCGAACAGGGCGCGCAGCTCGTGCTGCCAGCGCGCGCCCAGGACGAGGAACAGGGGGACGAGCACGAGCGTCGCGGCGCCCAGCACCCACCACGCGATGCGGCTCACGCGCGGGCTCCAGCGGATCCGCAGCCCGACCTTGAGGGCGAACCACTCGACGAACGCCCCGATCCCGTACCCGCCCACCATGCTCATGCCCGTGATGAGCGCCTGGTAGTACCAGGCGCGGGGGATGAGCGAGGGGGTCAGGGAGTAGCAGAAGAACAGGAGGGCGAGGACGAGCCCGGTCGTGGAGAAGCGCCGCACGTAGTGCTGGAGCCACGCCCACGCCCGACGGCGCAGCGGGGGCCGGGCGGCCGGCTCGCCGCCGGCTCCGGGGGCGGCCGGAGAGGTCGGCCGGGCTGCCTCGTCGCCCAGGACCACGGTGTCCGCGCCCCCCGGAGCGGTGCTGCGGGGGGTGGACTCGGACCGGCGCGTGGCGTCTGGCTGCACGGGTGCGATCGTACGTGGCTGGTGGGATCGCGCCACCGAGAGCGGTGTGGGGCGCCGGTCCGCCGTCCTCAGGGCAGGTAGCCGCCGATGAAGGCGTCGACCCAGGCCTGCTTGTCCGCGCCCGAGCAGTCGCTCGTGTAGTTGACCCAGGAGGCGCCGAAGCGGATCGCGACGCAGTCCGCGACCTTCTCGCTCGCGTTGCCGCCGAACGCCCCGGACAGCAGGCCGTCGATCTGCGACCACGTCATGCCGTGCGCGGCCATGAGGCGGCCCTGGTAGATGTGGGCCATCTCGTGCCGGATGACGTCCTTGGTCTTCGACGGTTGCCCGGCCAGGCGCGACGCGTTGACGAGGATGGTCGAGGTGTTGCCCTTCCACACGCCACCGAGGTGACCGGAGAGGCCCGGGTCGTCCCACGAGAGGGACACGCCGCCGTTGCCGGGGAGGCTGCGCAGGGTCGCCTCCCCGACCTCGTGGATCGACTGCGCGGGGGCCGGGGGTGCGGTCGCGGTGGCGCCGGGCTGCGGGGTCGTGGCGGCCTGTGCGGCTGCTGCCTGTGCGGCGCGCTCGGCCGCGGCCTGCTCGGCGGCGGCCTGTTCGGCGGCCGCCTGCTCTGCGGCTGCTCGTTCGGCGGCGGCCTGCTCTGCGGCGGCTTGTTCGGCGGCGGCCTGTTCCGCCGCGGCCTGCTCGGCTGCCGCCTGCTCCGCTGCGGCCTTC
This region of Oerskovia jenensis genomic DNA includes:
- the aceA gene encoding isocitrate lyase — translated: MPARPGDQRQSAADLALSWATDPRWADVQRDYTAEDVVALRGSVREERTLARRGAEKLWDLIHTEEWVAALGAMTGNQAVQQVRAGLKAIYLSGWQVAADANLSGQTYPDQSLYPANSVPAVVRRINNALLRADQIETAERSGSPAGQTPERDWIAPIVADAEAGFGGPLNAYELMHSMIEAGAAGVHWEDQLASEKKCGHLGGKVLVPTAQHIRTLNAARLAADVAGVPTVIIARTDALAADLITSDVDPRDQEFLTGERTAEGFYRTRPGIDTVISRGLAYAPYADLIWVETGEPDLELARRFAEVVHAQYPDKKLAYNCSPSFNWKKHLDDAQIASFQKELAAMGYAFQFITLAGFHAVSHSMFELARGYNDRAMSAYVELQEAEFASESDGYTATRHQREVGTGYFDRVATALNPDSATLALAGSTETAQFH
- a CDS encoding helix-turn-helix domain-containing protein, coding for MASDSPSAQKFPVPRATTGAPRVTAPPGSGRTVGGTLPVEDEADALTIGRRVRHLRTERGMTLDELGAAIGRAPSQVSVIENGRREPKFSQLQAIARALGASVEDLLSAEPPTRRAALEIELERAQRGPLFASLGLGTVRVGKSLPSDALEAIVGLQRELERLHTERAATPEEARRANTELRATMRAQDNHFPELEATARELLDGVGHARGPMSQRVAADLATHLGFSLHYVHDLPHSTRSVIDLRHHRVYLPSTGTRASSDPRSALLQALASHVLGHHEPRDYGEFLRQRVEANYLSAALLLPERDAVKLLKEAKEAREISVEDLRDAFSVSYETAAHRFTNLATTHLGIGVHFMKIHESGIIHKAYENDGVRFPADPLGAVEGQYVCRHWTARTVFAVEDRLSPFSQYTDTPTGTYWCTSRVQDSDDGQFSVSVGVPFGHVKWFRGRETTERTVSRCPDESCCRRPPAALTERWADRSWPSARPHASMLAAMPVGAFPGVDQTEVFRFLEAHAPALR
- a CDS encoding methionine--tRNA ligase, producing the protein MTTQTTPTGTSAQPTAPTFYVTTAIPYVNGDAHLGHALELVQTDVLARHARLRGRPTRFLTGTDDHALKNVSAARAAGREVRDFVAEHVEDFRALRPALSLSTDDFLSTSTDPRHRPGVEALWRCCADAGDFYRRSYEGLYCAGCEQFYSPDELDASGRCPEHLPLPERVVEENWFFRLSRHADAIRDAIVSGRVRVNPAAKRNEVLAFLDAGLEDFSVSRPATRSDGWGVPVPGDPSQVVYVWWDALTNYVTALGYGADPAAPAAADDYRTWWSGGDERVHVIGKGITRFHAVYWLALLLSAGEPLPTTIHVHDYVTAGGAKLAKSAGTAVHPVGLVDAYGADALRWWFAREVPLLGDTEFTTERLVARHDDELAHGVGNLVNRTLTLVHRFRDGVVPALPRTRATDPDELSAAVGQVEAAVDAALADADLRTATGAVRRIVDAANRYVDAEKPWELAARERAGDADAGERLDEVLARLVEACRVVAVELSPFVPDGAARLREQLGSPQGHQAAGPDRVGTPTPAFPRLG
- a CDS encoding catalase — its product is MSARRTPDQEPPADVSPTGVPADQKDPDPRAQQGDRLTTAQGLRVHDTDHSLKAGPRGPVLLEDHHLREKITHFDHERIPERVVHARGAAAHGVFTSYGNASAVTKAGFLAQEGKETEVFVRFSTVAGSRGSADTVRDVRGFSTKFYTDEGVYDLVGNVIPVFFVQDAIKFPDLIHAVKPEPDREIPQAQSAHDTFWDFVSRHTEAQHTTIWVMSPRGLAASYRTTEGFGVHTFRMENAAGETSLVKLHWKPVAGVHNMVWEEAQLAAGFDPDFHRRDLADAIEAGAFPEWELGLQVMPDTADEMFMGIDLLDPTKIVPEELCPVQKVGRLRLTANPSNYFAETEQVAFHPGHLVPGIQVTNDPLLQGRLFSYLDTQISRLGGPNFAQLPINRPHAPVDDMLRDGMHQTAVHEGLGTYQPNTMADGLPAVCPVSDPGVYVTLPTPVSGEKVRENPVSFADHFTQPRMFWNSLTPIEQTQTVAAYTFELGKCESEDVRVHQLRALAKIDADLVARVATGLGLPVPGGEPGDGRDGAGEGPGAGEPDGITRSAAISEVSDVPGPIAGRNLGVFVGEDLVDGLRAVRERIGAEQALVKVVAARGGVVGSGADEQKVDRTAATVRSIELDAVVVADGMAGSALGTHPRTLTVLQEAFRHGKAIAAWGDGVDVLVAAGIDTEAEGVLTADELSDGLLDDLVEAVGLHRAWGRLSALDAAGTQAW
- a CDS encoding alpha/beta hydrolase; translation: MQPDATRRSESTPRSTAPGGADTVVLGDEAARPTSPAAPGAGGEPAARPPLRRRAWAWLQHYVRRFSTTGLVLALLFFCYSLTPSLIPRAWYYQALITGMSMVGGYGIGAFVEWFALKVGLRIRWSPRVSRIAWWVLGAATLVLVPLFLVLGARWQHELRALFGMPEQAPANDVATVFVALLIAIGVLQLARALRRVAQWVSLVVDNVMPKPVARFLSGVIVAVVVVLLFNGVIWAGVLHLLNNVYASANEQIDPKLSPPTSPERSGSPESGSSWESLGAEGRRFVALGPTQAELTEFAAGGDVVDPADVQVPIRVYAGLDPAGDLDATAQRVVDELDRTNAWDRSVLVVATTTGTGWVDPGMSNSLELMHGGDTAIASMQYSYLPSWISFVGDRSTPPDAGKALYEAVYAAWSEQPEDSRPQLMAFGISLGSFGAQGAFSGLQDMTTRTDGALFVGTPNFTPNWTYFTTNRDPGSLEYSPVYGDGRQIRWGTEVSSAANVWSVPGTWETPRVVYVQHASDGVTWWSPTTLWSEPDWMREPRGPDVLDAVQWRPFVTFWQLTGDLFVAAASDIPAGHGHVYYLEYADGWSALNAPGGWDEADTARLKEQMLTEQPAASSSTG